A single Cucumis melo cultivar AY chromosome 4, USDA_Cmelo_AY_1.0, whole genome shotgun sequence DNA region contains:
- the LOC103486551 gene encoding peptidyl-prolyl cis-trans isomerase FKBP16-4, chloroplastic isoform X1, with protein MELSLLLPSYRQNPTIFHKPLNPFAVIGKRRPSLFPCRCSLSSSQEESSEQAKESLQCEGRRALIGSFLSTATGIYFCNVAEAVSTSRRALRASKIPESEFTTLPNGLKYYDVKVGGGTKAVVGSRVAVHYVAKWRGITFMTSRQGLGVGGGTPYGFDVGQSERGTVLKGLDLGVQGMRVGGQRLLIVPPELAYGSKGVQEIPPNATIELDVELLSIKQSPFGTPVKIVEG; from the exons ATGGAGCtttctcttctccttccttCCTACAGACAAAACCCCACTATTTTCCACAAGCCCCTCAACCCCTTCGCCGTTATCG GGAAGAGGCGGCCATCTCTTTTCCCTTGTCGCTGCTCCTTATCGTCTTCACAAGAGGAATCTTCAGAACAAGCTAAAGAATCGCTGCAGTGTGAGGGAAGAAGGGCATTGATTGGTTCTTTCCTGTCGACGG CTACTGGCATATATTTCTGCAATGTAGCCGAGGCTGTTAGCACAAGTAGAAGGGCT TTGAGAGCATCAAAAATACCTGAAAGTGAGTTTACAACTCTCCCGAATGGTCTGAA GTACTATGACGTGAAGGTTGGAGGAGGAACTAAGGCTGTGGTTGGATCCCGTGTTGCA GTTCACTATGTGGCTAAATGGAGAGGGATCACCTTTATGACAAGTAGACAGGGGCTTGGTGTTGGTGGAGGAACG CCTTACGGATTTGATGTAGGGCAATCAGAAAGAGGAACAGTTCTCAAGGGGTTGGATCTAGGTGTTCAAGGCATGAGGGTAGGAGGCCAG AGATTGCTTATAGTTCCTCCTGAGTTAGCTTACGGAAGCAAAGGGGTTCAAGAAATTCCTCCAAATGCAACAATAGAG TTGGATGTGGAATTGCTATCCATCAAGCAAAGTCCATTTGG AACTCCAGTGAAAATTGTTGAAGGTTAA
- the LOC103486551 gene encoding peptidyl-prolyl cis-trans isomerase FKBP16-4, chloroplastic isoform X2, with amino-acid sequence MELSLLLPSYRQNPTIFHKPLNPFAVIGKRRPSLFPCRCSLSSSQEESSEQAKESLQCEGRRALIGSFLSTATGIYFCNVAEAVSTSRRAVHYVAKWRGITFMTSRQGLGVGGGTPYGFDVGQSERGTVLKGLDLGVQGMRVGGQRLLIVPPELAYGSKGVQEIPPNATIELDVELLSIKQSPFGTPVKIVEG; translated from the exons ATGGAGCtttctcttctccttccttCCTACAGACAAAACCCCACTATTTTCCACAAGCCCCTCAACCCCTTCGCCGTTATCG GGAAGAGGCGGCCATCTCTTTTCCCTTGTCGCTGCTCCTTATCGTCTTCACAAGAGGAATCTTCAGAACAAGCTAAAGAATCGCTGCAGTGTGAGGGAAGAAGGGCATTGATTGGTTCTTTCCTGTCGACGG CTACTGGCATATATTTCTGCAATGTAGCCGAGGCTGTTAGCACAAGTAGAAGGGCT GTTCACTATGTGGCTAAATGGAGAGGGATCACCTTTATGACAAGTAGACAGGGGCTTGGTGTTGGTGGAGGAACG CCTTACGGATTTGATGTAGGGCAATCAGAAAGAGGAACAGTTCTCAAGGGGTTGGATCTAGGTGTTCAAGGCATGAGGGTAGGAGGCCAG AGATTGCTTATAGTTCCTCCTGAGTTAGCTTACGGAAGCAAAGGGGTTCAAGAAATTCCTCCAAATGCAACAATAGAG TTGGATGTGGAATTGCTATCCATCAAGCAAAGTCCATTTGG AACTCCAGTGAAAATTGTTGAAGGTTAA
- the LOC103486547 gene encoding aspartic proteinase 36: MRAFSSLILALASVVLPATVVYCGFPVPLLSLYRAVPSSSPVQLETLRARDRLRHARILQGVVDFSVEGSSDPLLVGLYFTKVKLGTPPMEFTVQIDTGSDILWVNCNSCNGCPRSSGLGIQLNFFDASSSSSSSLVSCSDPICNSAFQTTATQCLTQSNQCSYTFQYGDGSGTSGYYVSESMYFDMVMGHSMIANSSASVVFGCSTYQSGDLTKSDHAIDGIFGFGPGDLSVISQLSARGITPKVFSHCLKGEGNGGGILVLGEVLEPGIVYSPLVPSQPHYNLYLQSITVNGQTLPIDPSVFATSINRGTIIDSGTTLAYLVEEAYTPFVSAITAAVSQSVTPTISKGNQCYLVSTSVGEIFPLVSLNFAGSASMVLKPEEYLMHLGFYDGAALWCIGFQKVQEGVTILGDLVMKDKIFVYDLARQRIGWASYDCSQAVNVSVTSGKNEFVNAGQLSVSSSSRDKLLQSLTMEAVAMLTSLILFIHSQLL, translated from the exons ATGCGGGCCTTCTCTTCCTTGATCTTGGCCTTAGCATCCGTCGTTCTGCCGGCGACGGTGGTCTACTGTGGCTTCCCCGTCCCACTTCTCTCTCTGTACAGGGCCGTCCCTTCTTCTTCCCCTGTCCAACTCGAAACCCTTAGAGCTCGGGACCGACTCAGACATGCCAGAATCTTGCAAGGTGTTGTCGACTTCTCAGTCGAAGGTTCTTCCGATCCATTGCTCGTTGG GCTTTACTTTACCAAAGTCAAATTGGGCACTCCTCCGATGGAATTTACGGTGCAGATCGACACTGGAAGCGATATATTGTGGGTCAACTGCAATTCTTGCAACGGCTGCCCCAGATCAAGTGGACTTGGA ATTCAACTAAATTTCTTTGATGCTTCTAGCTCATCAAGTTCTTCACTCGTCTCCTGTTCTGACCCAATATGCAATTCCGCATTCCAAACGACTGCAACACAGTGTTTAACGCAGAGTAATCAATGCAGTTACACTTTTCAGTATGGTGATGGAAGTGGAACATCAGGTTATTATGTATCTGAGTCCATGTACTTTGACATGGTCATGGGACATTCTATGATTGCTAACTCTTCAGCTAGTGTTGTTTTTGG CTGTAGCACCTATCAATCAGGAGACTTGACTAAATCAGACCATGCAATAGATGGTATTTTCGGATTTGGCCCCGGGGATTTGTCTGTTATATCACAGTTGTCAGCTCGAGGGATAACCCCTAAAGTATTTTCCCATTGTTTAAAGGGAGAAGGAAATGGTGGTGGCATATTGGTTCTTGGTGAGGTTTTGGAGCCAGGCATTGTGTATAGCCCACTTGTGCCCTCTCA GCCTCACTATAACTTATATCTGCAAAGCATCACTGTCAATGGTCAGACACTCCCAATTGATCCATCTGTGTTTGCAACTTCAATAAATCGAGGGACTATTATAGACTCTGGGACAACATTGGCTTACCTTGTCGAAGAAGCATATACTCCATTTGTCAGCGCT ATAACTGCTGCTGTTTCCCAGTCTGTAACTCCTACTATTTCAAAGGGCAACCAGTGTTATCTAGTATCCACCAG TGTGGGCGAGATATTTCCTTTGGTTAGCTTAAACTTCGCGGGCAGTGCATCCATGGTGTTAAAACCCGAGGAATATCTTATGCATCTAGGCTTTTAT GATGGTGCTGCATTGTGGTGTATTGGTTTTCAGAAAGTTCAGGAAGGAGTAACGATTTTAGGAG ATCTTGTTATGAAAGATAAGATATTTGTATATGATTTGGCTCGCCAGCGAATTGGGTGGGCAAGCTACGATT GTTCTCAAGCTGTAAATGTATCTGTCACATCTGGGAAGAACGAGTTCGTCAATGCAGGACAGCTAAGCGTGAGCAGCTCGTCCCGAGATAAGCTCCTTCAGTCACTAACTATGGAAGCAGTAGCAATGTTAACGAGTCTCATTTTGTTCATCCACTCCCAGCTTCTGTAA
- the LOC103486550 gene encoding cactin, translating to MGTHGRSSEKKREKTSSSRKRSRRRSDDSESDSDDSDSRDSSPVTRSGKRREKRDASRNSHRSRRRSSSRGRDSGDDSSNDSYDSDDGGRKKSKSLRKVTEEEISEYLAKKAQKKALRVAKKLKSQTVSGYSNDSNPFGDSNLNEKFVWRKKIERDVTQGVSLDAFSVKAEKKRQRERMAEIEKVKKRREERALEKAQHEEEMALLARERARAEFQDWEKKEEEFHFDQSKVRSEIRVRDGRSKPIDVLSKQLNGSDDFDIVINEPYTVFKGLTVKEMEELRDDIKMHLDMDRATPTHIEYWEALLVVCDWELAEARKKDALDRARVRGEEPPPELLAEERGLHSSIETDVKNLLEGKTYGELEALQSQIESQMRSGTAKVVEYWEAVLKRLHIYKAKACLKEIHTKKLHEHLVRLEEPLEDDEEHLEQEVKMGTDYSIQVKADDDEHDIEEPQTYSPDLLVEEYNEEAGSFSPELMHGDEDEEAVDPEEDRAILERKRIAVLEEQQRRVQEAMATKPAPVEDNFELKASKAMGVMEEGDAVFGSGAEVNLDSQVYWWHDKYRPRKPKYFNRVHTGYEWNKYNQTHYDHDNPPPKIVQGYKFNIFYPDLVDKTKAPTYTIEKDGNSSETCIIRFHAGPPYEDIAFRIVNKEWEYSHKKGFKCTFERGILHVYFNFKRYRYRR from the exons ATGGGTACCCATGGCCGAAGCAGtgagaagaaaagagagaagacATCATCTTCTCGGAAACGCAGCAGAAGAAGGTCCGACGACTCTGAATCTGATTCCGACGACTCCGATAGTCGGGATTCATCTCCTGTAACGAGGTCCGGGAAGCGCAGGGAAAAACGCGATGCTAGTAGAAACAGCCACCGGAGTCGGCGACGGAGCTCCTCACGTGGGCGGGATTCTGGTGATGATAGTTCGAATGATAGTTATGACAGTGATGATGGGGGTCGTAAGAAGAGTAAGTCTTTGAGGAAAGTTACCGAAGAGGAAATTAGCGAATACTTGGCCAAGAAAGCGCAGAAAAAG GCCTTGCGAGTTGCGAAGAAATTGAAGTCACAGACGGTTTCTGGTTATTCTAACGATTCGAATCCATTTGGCGACTCGAATCTGAATGAAAA ATTTGTTTGGCGGAAGAAAATTGAGCGTGATGTTACTCAAGGCGTGTCACTTGATGCCTTTTCAGTGAAGGCTGAAAAAAAAAGACAGAGAGAAAGAATG GCAGAGATTGAAAAGGTGAAGAAAAGGAGGGAGGAAAGGGCTCTTGAGAAAGCACAACATGAGGAAGAAATG GCATTGCTAGCTCGAGAACGTGCTCGTGCTGAATTTCAGGACtgggagaaaaaggaagaagag TTTCATTTTGATCAAAGCAAAGTCAGATCTGAGATAAGAGTTCGTGATGGGCGTTCAAAACCTATAGATGTTCTGTCCAAGCAACTGAATGGGTCAGATGACTTTGATATAGTAATCAACGAGCCATACACTGTATTCAAG GGATTGACTGTGAAAGAAATGGAAGAGCTTCGTGATGACATCAAAATGCATCTTGATATGGACAGGGCAACGCCTACACATATCGAGTATTGGGAG GCACTTCTGGTGGTTTGTGATTGGGAACTAGCTGAAGCTCGAAAGAAGGATGCTCTTGATAGAGCCAGAGTTCGTGGTGAGGAGCCTCCTCCTGAGTTGCTTGCAGAAGAAAGGGGCCTGCATTCTAGCATTGAAACAGATGTCAAAAATCTACTGGAAGGGAAGACATATGGTGAATTGGAGGCATTACAATCTCAAATTGAGTCACAGATGCGATCTGGAACAGCAAAGGTGGTTGAATACTGGGAGGCTGTCCTAAAGCGCCTTCATATATACAAGGCCAAG GCTTGCTTGAAGGAAATTCATACGAAAAAACTGCATGAGCATCTTGTGCGTCTTGAGGAACCTTTGGAGGATGATGAAGAACATCTGGAGCAAGAAGTCAAGATGGGAACCGATTATTCTATACAAGTGAAAGCTGATGATGATGAGCATGATATTGAAG AACCCCAAACATATTCACCCGATCTCCTCGTGGAAGAATATAATGAAGAGGCAGGATCGTTTTCACCAGAACTTATGCATGGTGATGAGGATGAAGAGGCAGTGGATCCCGAGGAGGATAGGGCCATACTG GAACGCAAGCGTATTGCTGTCTTAGAAGAACAGCAGAGACGGGTGCAAGAAGCAATGGCTACAAAACCTGCTCCAGTAGAGGATAATTTCGAACTGAAAGCCTCGAAAGCCATGGGAGTCATGGAGGAAGGCGATGCAGTTTTTGGATCTGGGGCTGAAGTGAACCTGGACTCACAG GTTTATTGGTGGCATGATAAATATCGTCCAAGAAAACCAAAATACTTCAATCGGGTTCATACAGGATACGAGTGGAACAAGTACAACCAGACTCACTATGATCATGACAATCCACCTCCAAAGATTGTGCAAGGATATAAGTTTAACATCTTCTATCCAGACCTTGTTGACAAGACAAAAGCTCCAACTTACACCATCGAAAAGGATGGAAACAGCAGCGAGACATGTATCATAAGGTTCCATGCAGGGCCACCTTACGAAGATATT GCATTCCGAATTGTAAACAAAGAATGGGAATACTCTCACAAGAAGGGGTTCAAGTGCACATTTGAGCGTGGAATTTTGCACGTATACTTCAACTTTAAACGATATCGTTATCGTAGGTAA
- the LOC103486552 gene encoding uncharacterized protein LOC103486552, producing the protein MLRSKKLSYGVDHSKIDWTLETTKQIDYPMANTSSKTGNFEPMFLKVGIPLALSAAGGICGIMMAKGSFPSSLNPFKPRSKIMKNENFHSSSISLEEEKTSQLNVEEVILSLKGRVEDLERKELDIERQFVWYQNLKEREALLVELRNTLVLDMAHINFLEREILLMEEENKRFENLVTEYLGVSEQLEGQKTENKLLEREVKRLKKRLKEQSKMIREKNLKIEDSKSQLWRNNEEMETKKKIIERLGNEVNELKMQMGRQLEEEKNQDLSTPKIETEKLVTMDDLNKLSNEFNQLKDEFEVFRKQEQEQEQQGQKENPKKEERNNKALDQNELSSDETNSTRPKLLQRISCVRGNEKMKRKTRPE; encoded by the exons ATGCTACGGTCCAAGAAATTGAGCTACGGTGTCGACCATTCAAAAATCGACTGGACGTTGGAGACGACCAAGCAAATTGATTATCCTATGGCAAATACATCCTCGAAGACGGGTAATTTTGAGCCAATGTTTTTGAAAGTTGGCATTCCCTTAGCTTTATCTGCAGCAGGTGGTATATGTGGTATAATGATGGCAAAGGGTTCCTTTCCATCTTCCTTAAATCCCTTCAAACCCAGATCAAAGATcatgaaaaatgaaaactttCACTCATCTTCAATCTCTTTAGAGGAAGAAAAAACTTCACAGCTCAATGTTGAAGAAGTGATTCTAAGCTTAAAAGGCAGAGTTGAAGATCTTGAAAGGAAAGAATTGGACATAGAGAGGCAATTCGTTTGgtaccaaaatttaaaagaaagagaagCTCTATTAGTGGAGCTTAGAAACACTTTGGTTTTGGATATGGCTCATATAAACTTCTTGGAAAGGGAAATTTTGTTaatggaagaagaaaacaaGAGGTTTGAGAATTTGGTAACGGAATATTTGGGAGTTTCAGAGCAACTTGAAGGTCAAAAAACAGAAAATAAGTTACTTGAGAGAGAAGTAAAGAGACTTAAGAAGAGATTGAAGGAACAATCAAAGATGATTAGAGAGAAGAATTTGAAGATTGAAGATAGTAAATCACAACTTTGGAGAAATAATGAAGAAAtggaaacaaagaaaaagataattgaGAGATTGGGAAATGAAGTAAATGAGCTGAAAATGCAAATGGGTCGTCAATTGGAAGAGGAGAAGAACCAAGATTTATCCACACCAAAG ATTGAAACAGAAAAACTAGTAACAATGGATGATTTAAACAAGCTTTCAAATGAATTCAATCAATTGAAGGATGAATTTGAGGTGTTTAGAAagcaagaacaagaacaagaacagCAAGGCCAGAAAGAAAATCccaagaaagaagaaagaaataacAAAGCGTTGGATCAAAATGAATTATCATCTGATGAAACTAATTCCACAAGGCCAAAGCTTCTTCAAAGGATAAGTTGTGTTAGGGGAAatgaaaagatgaaaagaaaaacaagaccAGAATAA
- the LOC103486548 gene encoding polyadenylate-binding protein 7 has translation MATVSQPTAHASPASLYVGDLHPDVTDGQLFDAFSGFKSLASVRICRDSSTGRSLSYGYVNFISPQDATNAIEVMNHSMLNGRAIRVMWSRRDADARKSGIGNVFVKNLSDSINSLGLHELFKKFGNVLSSKVATSDDGKSKGYGFVQFESEESANAAIESLNGFTVGDKQIYVGKFVRKSDRVLANPDIKYTNLYVKNLDPEIGEEHLQEKFSEFGKISSMIISRDENGVSRGFGFINFENSDDAKRALETLNGSQLGSKVIYIARAQKKTEREEVLRRHYEEKCKEQVLKYKGSNVYVKNIDDGVTDEELRERFSQFGTITSSKLMRDDKGINKGFGFVCFSNPDEAKRAVNTLQGCMFHGKPLYLAIAQRKEDRQMQLKLQFAQRLAGIPGPSTTIFPGGYPPYYYPAPGVVPPVASRPGLMFQPLGMRPGWRANTYTSPVRPGFQPSPLPIIPTASRQPRQNRGKMNGPMLSHQNGIQSVSYMQNSQDANQSVVTAKSSGNQQWTGQVKYVPNARSCETNKASGASAAAAFNSVGDISQGSQILSSMLASSPPDQQKQILGEHLYPLVQKRKPELAAKITGMLLEMDNSELLLLLESPESLAAKVEEAVQVLKISKTKLSNQDTLSFLPAELAVN, from the exons ATGGCAACTGTTTCTCAGCCTACGGCTCATGCCTCTCCGGCTTCCCTCTACGTTGGCGACCTTCATCCTGATGTTACTGATGGACAGCTCTTTGATGCTTTCTCTGGATTCAAGAGCCTTGCCTCTGTTCGTATATGTAGAGATTCCTCCACTGGACGCTCTCTCTCTTATGGCTATGTCAATTTCATTTCTCCTCAAGATG CAACCAATGCCATAGAGGTAATGAATCACAGTATGCTGAATGGAAGAGCAATTCGAGTCATGTGGTCACGTCGCGATGCTGATGCAAGAAAAAGTGGAATTGGAAACGTGTTTGTTAAG AACTTGAGCGATTCAATCAATAGTTTAGGACTTCACGAGCTATTTAAGAAATTTGGAAATGTTCTGTCCAGCAAAGTTGCCACATCCGATGATGGGAAGAGCAAAGGATATGGCTTTGTTCAATTTGAGTCTGAGGAATCTGCAAATGCTGCTATAGAGTCACTGAATGGCTTTACCGTTGGGGATAAGCAGAT ATATGTTGGAAAGTTTGTCAGGAAAAGTGATCGAGTTTTGGCCAATCCTGATATTAAATATACCAATTTGTACGTGAAGAATCTTGACCCAGAGATTGGGGAAGAGCATTTGCAGGAGAAGTTCTCCGAGTTTGGAAAAATTTCCAGCATGATTATTTCAAGGGATGAGAATGGGGTGTCAAGGGGTTTTGGCTTTATCAACTTTGAAAACTCTGATGATGCCAAACGGGCATTGGAAACGCTTAATGGATCGCAACTTG GTTCTAAGGTTATCTACATTGCAAGGGCACAAAAGAAGACCGAACGTGAGGAAGTATTACGTCGACATTATGAAGAGAAATGTAAGGAGCAAGTGTTAAAATACAAG GGATCAAATGTGTATGTGAAGAACATTGATGATGGTGTTACTGATGAAGAACTAAGAGAGCGTTTTAGTCAGTTTGGCACCATCACTTCATCAAAACTTATGCGAGATGACAAGGGAATAAACAAAGGGTTTGGATTTGTCTGCTTTTCCAACCCTGATGAAGCTAAAAGAGCTGTGAACACTTTGCAAG GATGCATGTTTCACGGGAAGCCACTCTATTTGGCAATTGCACaaagaaaagaggataggcaAATGCAATTGAAGCTTCAGTTTGCGCAACGGCTGGCAGGGATACCAGGACCGTCGACTACAATTTTTCCTGGTGGTTACCCACCTTATTACTACCCAGCACCTGGTGTTGTTCCACCAGTAGCATCTCGTCCAGGTCTAATGTTTCAGCCTTTAGGTATGAGGCCTGGATGGAGAGCCAACACTTATACATCTCCTGTAAGACCTGGCTTTCAACCTTCACCACTACCTATT ATACCGACTGCTTCGAGGCAACCCAGACAAAACAGAGGCAAAATGAATGGACCAATGCTTTCTCATCAGAATGGAATCCAATCTGTCTCATATATGCAAAATTCACAAGATGCCAATCAGTCAGTAGTTACTGCAAAATCATCCGGCAATCAGCAG TGGACCGGACAGGTTAAGTATGTCCCAAATGCTCGCTCATGTGAAACGAACAAAGCTTCTGGAGCCTCAGCTGCTGCTGCTTTTAATTCTGTTGGAGATATCTCTCAGGGATCACAAATACTGAGCAGCATGCTTGCTTCCTCTCCCCCAGACCAACAGAAACAGATCCTTGGGGAGCATCTTTACCCCTTGGTCCAAAAACGCAAG CCGGAGCTTGCTGCGAAAATTACGGGTATGCTTCTGGAGATGGACAACTCGGAATTGCTACTGCTGTTAGAGTCACCTGAATCTCTGGCTGCCAAGGTTGAAGAAGCAGTGCAGGTGCTTAAGATCTCAAAGACTAAGCTCTCCAACCAAGACACACTCAGTTTCTTACCAGCTGAGCTTGCAGTTAACTGA
- the LOC103486549 gene encoding wall-associated receptor kinase-like 20: MVTMKIPTLGLCGSYLFFLLFFSHFCDSQKTCPRCGSFEVPYPLSTNPNCGNLDYALRCDSHSKKLYFDALNGSSYPILKINASSQRMVIQPSPWVAGSCVTQDMLVGEGLWLNQSLPFNITSSNTIFLLNCSPRLLVSPLNCTPSSLCHHYLANSGRVDGERAFQCASVLDPCCTFIAGGMPSAYKIRLHNSGCRAFRSILHLDVEKPPNQWEEGLEIQWATPPEPICRTQSDCTGASDCLPTGGSNNRSRCLCRMNYYWDHNLGTCLRTNKKSLVRLSIKLSVCLVSFFVLAAVIALITVRKSKTFSKQEKLYKEREEKLNLSHGGRPARMFHLKEMKKATNEFSKDRILGSGGFGEVYKGELQDGTVVAVKSAKVGNLKSTEQILNEVGILSQVNHRNLVKLIGCCVETEQPLMVYEYISNGTLHDHLHGKVPTFLDWRKRLKIASQTAEALAYLHSAAYPPIYHRDVKSTNILLDDNFNAKVSDFGLSRLALPGISHVSTCAQGTLGYLDPEYYRNYQLTDKSDVYSFGVVLLELLTSKKAIDFTRDEDGVNLAIYVIQQVQNGACIDAIDKQLISDNPSSNILISVKHFMELALSCLREKKVERPCMKDVLQELEYITQTLENPETIAEEGNS; the protein is encoded by the coding sequence ATGGTAACTATGAAGATCCCAACACTAGGCTTGTGTGGAAGctaccttttctttcttctgttcTTTAGTCACTTCTGCGATTCACAAAAAACCTGCCCAAGGTGTGGCTCTTTTGAAGTTCCTTACCCTCTAAGTACCAATCCCAACTGTGGTAACTTAGATTATGCTCTTCGTTGTGATTCTCATTCAAAAAAACTCTACTTTGATGCACTCAATGGAAGTTCATATCCTATCCTCAAAATCAATGCTTCAAGTCAACGTATGGTCATCCAACCATCTCCGTGGGTTGCTGGCTCCTGTGTTACTCAAGACATGTTGGTTGGTGAAGGCCTGTGGTTAAACCAATCACTCCCTTTTAACATCACTTCATCAAACACAATTTTCCTCTTGAACTGTTCTCCTCGCCTGCTAGTCTCGCCGCTCAATTGCACTCCTTCAAGTCTCTGTCACCACTACTTGGCAAATTCAGGACGAGTCGATGGAGAAAGAGCATTTCAGTGTGCAAGTGTTCTTGACCCTTGCTGTACCTTCATCGCTGGTGGGATGCCCTCAGCTTATAAGATAAGGCTTCATAACTCAGGTTGTAGAGCATTCAGGAGTATCCTTCATCTGGATGTAGAAAAGCCACCAAACCAATGGGAGGAAGGTTTGGAAATTCAATGGGCTACTCCGCCTGAACCAATCTGTAGAACTCAATCTGATTGCACTGGAGCGTCAGATTGTCTCCCTACTGGTGGTTCCAACAACCGTTCTCGCTGCCTTTGCAGAATGAACTATTATTGGGATCATAATCTTGGAACATGCCTGAGAACCAATAAGAAGAGTTTGGTTAGACTCAGCATAAAGCTCTCGGTATGTTTGGTTTCCTTTTTCGTTCTAGCTGCGGTCATTGCTCTCATTACAGTCAGGAAGTCCAAAACTTTCAGTAAACAGGAAAAACTatataaagaaagagaagaaaagttGAATCTAAGCCATGGTGGCAGACCAGCTAGGATGTTTCATCTGAAAGAGATGAAGAAAGCAACAAATGAATTTTCGAAAGACAGAATCCTAGGCAGTGGTGGCTTTGGAGAGGTTTACAAAGGTGAGCTTCAAGATGGGACTGTCGTAGCCGTGAAGTCGGCTAAAGTGGGTAATCTAAAGAGCACTGAACAAATACTCAATGAAGTCGGAATACTATCTCAAGTAAATCACAGGAATCTTGTGAAACTTATAGGTTGTTGTGTAGAAACTGAGCAACCATTGATGGTATATGAATACATTTCCAATGGTACCCTCCATGACCATTTACATGGCAAGGTTCCTACTTTCTTGGATTGGAGAAAAAGGCTAAAAATTGCTTCACAAACTGCTGAAGCATTAGCTTATCTGCATTCAGCTGCATACCCTCCCATCTATCATAGAGATGTCAAGTCGACAAATATTCTTTTAGATGATAACTTCAATGCCAAAGTCTCAGATTTTGGACTTTCTAGATTGGCTTTGCCAGGAATAAGCCACGTTTCAACTTGTGCACAGGGTACATTAGGTTACCTAGACCCGGAATACTATCGAAATTACCAGTTAACAGATAAAAGTGATGTGTATAGCTTTGGAGTTGTCCTCCTCGAGCTTTTAACCTCTAAGAAGGCCATAGATTTCACAAGAGATGAAGATGGTGTCAATCTAGCAATATATGTGATCCAACAAGTGCAAAATGGTGCATGCATTGACGCCATCGATAAACAACTTATCAGTGACAATCCGTCCAGCAATATACTGATCAGTGTAAAACATTTCATGGAGCTCGCACTCTCCTGTTTGAGGGAGAAGAAAGTGGAAAGGCCTTGCATGAAAGATGTACTCCAAGAACTCGAATACATAACTCAAACATTGGAAAATCCAGAAACAATTGCTGAAGAAGGTAATTCTTAA